The Streptomyces armeniacus genomic interval TCCATGCCGCGCTGGCCCTGTTCCTCCTGCTGGGCGCCGCGCTCCTGGGACCTGTCGTCGAACTGGTCGGACATACCCATGGTCACTCCAAAGCTGAGAAAGGGGTGGGACACGACCAGCCTGACATGACGCCCGAATATCCGCATTCCGGGCTAATAGCCAACAAAACCCCCAGGTCAGCAGTCCGCAACGCCCGCCCCCGAAAGCCCCGCAGACTTTTTTAAGCTCACGGCACCCACCGAGCTCTCAGCCTAGGCGTTGGTCGGCAGCAGAATATGTGTGTAAGAGACAGGGGGAAGGCCGGCGGGGCGTGGCGCGTGGGGGACCGCCACGCCCCGCCCTCCGGGGTGGGCGGCTGGGGACGCCGAAGCGTCCGGCTGTGGTGCAACAAGCAGCACGCTACTAGCCCCGATCCGGACGAGCTCCGCTTTCCGGGCGCCGGGTGGGGACTTATGCCTCTCTTAAGAGTCCGCAAGGGCCTGGTTAGGGCGCGGGTCCAGACCAATGGCCGCGGGAGCGCTCATCCGGGCGCGGGGGTGGCACAACTGCCCTGTGGGTGCGGTGAGTTCGGCGGCGTGCCGGTTCCTTCGGCGGTGCGCCGGTTCAACTGTGCGCGGGCCACGCGCGGGGCGGTGGGCGCGGGCCACAGGGGGGCTCGCGCTCAGCGCCGTACGACGCGCCGCCGCACCCTGCGGCCGCGCCGGCGCACCCCGCGCCCCGTACGCCCGCCCTCGTGCAGCGCCAGCCACATCCGTACCTCGGAGCCGCCCAGCACGGAGCGCCCGATGCGTACGTCTCCCCCGGTCGACTCCGCGACCCTGCGCACGATGTCCAGGCCCAGCCCTGTCGAGCCGGGCCCGCCGTCGCCGTGGCCGCGGCGCAGCGCCGCGTCCGGATCGGCGATGCCCGGCCCGGCGTCCGAGACGAGCACGATGACCGCGTCACTGGTGGGCCCGCCGTCGTGCACGTCGACGGCGAAGGCGGTGCCCTCGGGGGTGTGCCGGAAGACGTTGCCGAGCATCGCGTCCAGCGCGGCGGCGAGTTCGGCGCGCGCGACCGGCACCCGTACGGGCCGGTCCACGCCCGCGAGGCGCACCTCGCGGCCCTCGTCCTCGGCCAGCGCGGACCAGAACGACATGCGGTTCCGTATCACCTCGGCGGCGTCGCAACCCGCCGCGGCGGCCGAGTCGGGGGCGTGCGCGCGCTGTTCGCGCGCGGTGCGGATGATCTGGTCCACCTCGCGCTCCAGCTGGGCGACGGCCTCGCGGGTCTGCCGGGCGTCGTCGCCGTCGCCGAGCGACGCGGCGTTCAGCCGGAGCACGGTGAGCGGCGTACGCAGCCGGTGCGACAGGTCGGCGGCCAGCTCGCGCTCGTTGGCGAGGAGCCGTACGACCTGGTCGGCCATGGCGTTGAAGGCGACGGCCGCGGACCGCAGTTCGGTCGGGCCGCGCTCCGGCACCCGTACGCCCAGCTTGCCCTTGCCCAGTTCGTCCGCCGCGCGCGCGAGCCGTTCCGCGGGCCGCACCATACGGGTGCCGAGCCGGTCGGCGAACGCCACCGACCCGACGATCAGCGCGAGTCCGACCCCCGCGAGCACCAGCCACGACGTCGCCACGCCCTGCGTGATCTCGTCGTCCGGCACGAACACCTCGACCACGGCCACCTCGCTGCTCGCGACCGCAGTCGGCTGGAGCAGCGCGTACCCGCCCGGGACCCCGATGATGGACGCGCGGCCGCGCCGCGACGCCGTCTCGACGTCCGCACGCTCCGCGTGCCACGTGCCGATCTCCACCGCCTGCCCGCCGTGCGCCCCGGCGGGCACGTGCACGGCGATACGGCCCTCCGCGCCCGCCTGGCTGCTGGCCACCGCGCGGCGCAGCTCCTGCCGGTCCGTGGTGATGGCGAGGACGGGGCCGACGGCGGCGGCCTGCCGTTCGGCGTTGGACAGGGCGCGGTCCCGCGCCATCTCCTTGACGACCAGGCCGAGCGGCACGGCGAAGGCGACCACCACCATCACGGTCACGGCGAGGCACACCTTGACGAGCGCCCATCTCATCGGGACCGCTCCGGCCGTGGATACGCCGGCCCGGCCGGCCTCATGCGGGCGGCTCCAGCTTCACCCCGACACCGCGCAGCGTGTGCAGATAACGCGGACGGGCCGCCGTCTCGCCCAGCTTGCGGCGGAGCCACGACAGATGGACGTCGATCGTCTGGTCGTCGCCGTACGACTGCTGCCACACCTCCGCCAGCAGCTCCTTCCGCGCCACCACCACACCGGGACGGCGCGCGAGGAACGCGAGCAGGTCGAACTCGCGGCGCGTCAGGTCCAGCAGTACGCCGTCCAGCCGCGCCTGGCGCCGCAGCGGGTCGATGGCCAGCCCGCCGACGCGCAGTTCGCGGTCCTCGGCGGCCACTCCCCCGGGGCCCGTTCGCGCGTGCGAGCGGCGCAGCACGGCGGCCATACGGGCGGACAGGTGCTCCACGGAGAACGGCTTCACGAGGTAGTCGTCGGCGCCGTCGTTGAGCAGCCGTACGATCTCCGCCTCGTCGTCCCGCGCCGTCGCGATGATCACCGGCACGTCGGTGATCCCCCGGAGCATCTTCAGCGCCTCCGCACCGTCCAGGTCGGGCAGACCGAGATCCAGGATCACCACGTCGAAGCCGACCTGCGCCACCTCTCGCAGCGCCTCGAGTGCCGTGCCCACACTCCGTACGGTGTGTGCGGCGTCGGTGAGATGCCTGATGAGTGCGGAACGGACGAACTGGTCGTCCTCCACCACGAGCACACGTGCCATGCGCGGCACGCTACGACATTCCGCGCCGGAGCACCCCTGCGGGGACGGACGTATCGCCGTACGGAGGCCGGGCGGCGATCCGTACGGAGACCGGGCGGCGATCCGCGGGGAGGCCGGACCGATTGCCGTACGGGGGGCCGTAGTCCGGCGGGAGGCCCGC includes:
- a CDS encoding sensor histidine kinase; amino-acid sequence: MRWALVKVCLAVTVMVVVAFAVPLGLVVKEMARDRALSNAERQAAAVGPVLAITTDRQELRRAVASSQAGAEGRIAVHVPAGAHGGQAVEIGTWHAERADVETASRRGRASIIGVPGGYALLQPTAVASSEVAVVEVFVPDDEITQGVATSWLVLAGVGLALIVGSVAFADRLGTRMVRPAERLARAADELGKGKLGVRVPERGPTELRSAAVAFNAMADQVVRLLANERELAADLSHRLRTPLTVLRLNAASLGDGDDARQTREAVAQLEREVDQIIRTAREQRAHAPDSAAAAGCDAAEVIRNRMSFWSALAEDEGREVRLAGVDRPVRVPVARAELAAALDAMLGNVFRHTPEGTAFAVDVHDGGPTSDAVIVLVSDAGPGIADPDAALRRGHGDGGPGSTGLGLDIVRRVAESTGGDVRIGRSVLGGSEVRMWLALHEGGRTGRGVRRRGRRVRRRVVRR
- a CDS encoding response regulator transcription factor, with translation MARVLVVEDDQFVRSALIRHLTDAAHTVRSVGTALEALREVAQVGFDVVILDLGLPDLDGAEALKMLRGITDVPVIIATARDDEAEIVRLLNDGADDYLVKPFSVEHLSARMAAVLRRSHARTGPGGVAAEDRELRVGGLAIDPLRRQARLDGVLLDLTRREFDLLAFLARRPGVVVARKELLAEVWQQSYGDDQTIDVHLSWLRRKLGETAARPRYLHTLRGVGVKLEPPA